One window of the Magnolia sinica isolate HGM2019 chromosome 19, MsV1, whole genome shotgun sequence genome contains the following:
- the LOC131235038 gene encoding photosystem I subunit O isoform X2 produces the protein MASLANVAGLGNSSLFASSPSQKPRLTSSFIKSPVAARNPLKQALASGGRFTCFERDWLRRDFNVIGFGLIGWIAPSSIPVINGNSLTGLFFQSIGNELAHWPTGPALTSDFWLWLVTWHLGLFLCLTFGQIGFKGRTEGYF, from the exons ATGGCAAGCTTGGCGAATGTAGCAGGCTTAGGAAATTCCTCTCTCTTCGCATCTTCTCCCTCTCAGAAGCCACGTCTTACATCCA GCTTTATAAAATCTCCAGTAGCTGCAAGAAACCCTCTGAAACAAGCCCTAGCCTCAGGTGGAAGGTTTACCTG CTTCGAGAGAGATTGGCTACGCAGAGACTTTAATGTGATCGGGTTTGGCCTGATTGGTTGGATCGCCCCATCAAGCATACCGGTGATCAACGGTAACAGTTTGACAGGCCTCTTCTTCCAAAGCATTGGAAATGAGCTTGCTCACTGGCCCACCGGCCCAGCTCTCACGTCTGATTTTTG GCTATGGCTGGTCACATGGCATCTGGGGCTGTTCCTCTGCCTTACATTCGGGCAGATTGGTTTCAAGGGAAGGACTGAAGGGTATTTTTGA
- the LOC131235038 gene encoding photosystem I subunit O isoform X1, which produces MASLANVAGLGNSSLFASSPSQKPRLTSSFIKSPVAARNPLKQALASGGRFTCFERDWLRRDFNVIGFGLIGWIAPSSIPVINGNSLTGLFFQSIGNELAHWPTGPALTSDFWLWLVTWHLGLFLCLTFGQIGFKGRTEGYF; this is translated from the exons ATGGCAAGCTTGGCGAATGTAGCAGGCTTAGGAAATTCCTCTCTCTTCGCATCTTCTCCCTCTCAGAAGCCACGTCTTACATCCA GCTTTATAAAATCTCCAGTAGCTGCAAGAAACCCTCTAAAACAAGCCCTAGCCTCAGGTGGAAGGTTTACCTG CTTCGAGAGAGATTGGCTACGCAGAGACTTTAATGTGATCGGGTTTGGCCTGATTGGTTGGATCGCCCCATCAAGCATACCGGTGATCAACGGTAACAGTTTGACAGGCCTCTTCTTCCAAAGCATTGGAAATGAGCTTGCTCACTGGCCCACCGGCCCAGCTCTCACGTCTGATTTTTG GCTATGGCTGGTCACATGGCATCTGGGGCTGTTCCTCTGCCTTACATTCGGGCAGATTGGTTTCAAGGGAAGGACTGAAGGGTATTTTTGA